A genome region from Erigeron canadensis isolate Cc75 chromosome 3, C_canadensis_v1, whole genome shotgun sequence includes the following:
- the LOC122591751 gene encoding uncharacterized protein LOC122591751, producing MVTAPKAGETLQMYLAASEETISAVLVANRKEGQQPIYYVSRVLQGPEVRYPEIEKLALALIHAARRLRRYFQAHPIEVLTDKPIRQVLTKPEVSGRLAKWAIELGEHEVEFRPRNSVKGQILADFLAETPPQRCGEKRKMLPQAKKAEVGREEQHQETWKLFTDGASSADGSGAGLILTNPVGQEFTYALRVEFKASNNVAEYEALLAGLRIAKEMKVEHLNACVDSQIVAFQVDGTYEAKEPIMKNKLASTSFAHLTKEVLVETLAKSSIEAEVLTAAIEEEGDTWMSPIVEYLTSGILPEDRDQARKIRVKAPHYVLREEGLYRKSYMGPLLRCIGPRQAVKVIREIHHGACGLHSGARMVVAKIITMGYYWPSMHRDTVAEIQKCDSCQIHAATPKAPKNELIPVTSAWPFSKLGIDIVGPFPPASGKVKFLVVAIDYFTKWVEAKPLATISGKNMEKFVWEQIITRFGIPKTIVSDNGKQFCQGVFPTFCRNLEIQQCFTSVAHPQANGQVEVTNKQIVHGIKTRLGRSQIGSVEKLHQVL from the exons ATGGTTACGGCACCAAAAGCTGGGGAAACGTTGCAAATGTACCTAGCAGCCTCCGAAGAAACAATAAGTGCGGTGTTAGTGGCTAACAGAAAGGAAGGTCAGCAGCCAATATACTATGTCAGCAGGGTATTGCAAGGCCCAGAAGTAAGGTATCCAGAAATCGAAAAATTAGCACTAGCGCTCATTCATGCAGCCAGAAGGCTACGACGCTATTTCCAGGCGCATCCGATAGAGGTGCTCACTGATAAACCGATAAGACAAGTCTTGACAAAGCCAGAAGTCTCAGGAAGACTGGCGAAATGGGCGATAGAATTGGGAGAGCATGAAGTAGAATTCAGACCGAGGAATTCGGTGAAAGGCCAAATCCTCGCAGATTTTTTAGCAGAAACCCCACCTCAAAGGTGCGGCGAGAAACGCAAGATGTTACCGCAAGCTAAAAAAGCAGAAGTCGGAAGAGAGGAACAACACCAAGAAACTTGGAAATTATTCACGGACGGAGCCTCAAGTGCCGATGGCTCCGGAGCCGGTTTGATCTTAACCAATCCAGTTGGGCAAGAATTCACGTATGCGTTACGTGTCGAATTCAAAGCTTCGAATAATGTGGCAGAATATGAAGCATTGTTGGCTGGTCTTAGAATCGCCAAAGAAATGAAAGTTGAGCACTTAAATGCTTGTGTAGATTCCCAAATCGTTGCCTTCCAAGTTGATGGGACATATGAGGCCAAAGAGCCGATTATGAAGAA TAAGTTGGCCTCTACTTCCTTCGCGCACCTCACGAAGGAAGTCTTGGTGGAAACATTAGCAAAAAGCTCAATTGAAGCAGAAGTCCTTACCGCGGCCATCGAGGAAGAAGGAGATACCTGGATGAGTCCCATAGTGGAATACCTAACAAGTGGAATACTCCCGGAAGATAGAGACCAGGCCAGAAAGATAAGAGTCAAGGCACCTCATTATGTGCTCAGAGAAGAAGGTTTATACCGAAAATCATACATGGGTCCCTTGTTGAGATGTATAGGCCCAAGACAAGCCGTCAAAGTAATCAGAGAAATACACCATGGAGCCTGCGGCTTACATTCCGGAGCAAGAATGGTAGTTGCAAAGATAATCACGATGGGTTACTATTGGCCCTCCATGCACAGAGACACAGTAGCAGAAATTCAAAAATGTGATTCATGTCAAATACATGCTGCAACTCCAAAAGCACCCAAGAATGAACTCATTCCAGTAACATCAGCATGGCCGTTCTCGAAATTGGGAATTGACATCGTGGGACCTTTCCCACCAGCATCAGGAAAAGTTAAGTTTTTAGTAGTGGCAATTGATTACTTTACAAAATGGGTAGAAGCAAAACCCTTAGCCACCATCTCCGGAAAAAACATGGAAAAGTTTGTGTGGGAACAAATCATAACAAGGTTTGGGATCCCTAAGACAATAGTCAGTGATAACGGCAAACAATTTTGCCAAGGTGTTTTCCCAACCTTTTGCAGGAATTTAGAAATCCAACAATGCTTCACATCCGTGGCCCATCCACAAGCCAACGGACAGGTGGAAGTAACAAACAAGCAAATCGTGCACGGGATAAAGACAAGACTAGGAAGGAGCCAAATTGGTTCGGTAGAAAAGCTTCATCAGGTTTTATAG
- the LOC122593525 gene encoding 50S ribosomal protein L18, with protein MVIPPPVKTQRITNYLKPYLLRMHFSNKYVSAQVIHAPTATVASSASSQEKAIREAWTNTKQSTRDVAAAAKIGKLLGERLLQKDIPAVSVFYKKDQRYHGKVRAVIDSLREAGVKLL; from the coding sequence ATGGTGATTCCACCACCAGTCAAGACTCAAAGAATTACAAACTATCTGAAACCGTATCTCTTGAGGATGCACTTTTCAAACAAGTATGTTAGTGCCCAGGTGATTCATGCACCAACTGCAACCGTTGCCTCTTCTGCAAGCTCACAGGAGAAGGCTATACGAGAAGCCTGGACCAACACAAAACAAAGCACCAGAgacgttgctgctgctgctaagATTGGAAAGCTTTTAGGTGAGAGGTTGCTACAAAAGGACATCCCAGCCGTTTCTGTTTTCTACAAAAAGGATCAAAGATATCATGGTAAGGTGAGAGCAGTCATTGATTCTCTAAGGGAAGCAGGTGTTAAGTTGCTTTAA